In one window of bacterium DNA:
- a CDS encoding DUF2721 domain-containing protein yields the protein MHEFTTPLAQQSIQAILTPALMISACGLLLLGLNNRYAIVINRIRGLNDEKRKKLSDPEGIDREYVDALRFESVMRQIPSLLTRANYLRRSLIFLWIGVICYLLCSLLLGAALFLNLGAAALAVWVFILGLLAAACGVVFALMDIMLAFRVLKLEVDIY from the coding sequence ATGCACGAATTTACTACTCCCCTCGCACAGCAGAGCATCCAGGCGATTCTGACACCGGCGTTGATGATCAGCGCGTGTGGACTGCTGCTGCTCGGTCTCAACAACCGCTATGCCATCGTAATCAACCGCATTCGCGGACTCAACGATGAGAAACGAAAAAAACTCTCGGACCCGGAAGGGATTGACCGGGAATATGTCGATGCACTGCGTTTTGAAAGTGTCATGCGGCAGATTCCTTCGCTGCTGACACGCGCGAATTATCTGCGTCGCTCCCTGATTTTTCTCTGGATAGGCGTGATCTGCTATCTCCTGTGTTCACTGCTGCTCGGCGCCGCACTCTTCCTCAACCTCGGCGCAGCGGCGCTCGCGGTCTGGGTATTCATTCTCGGACTACTCGCGGCAGCCTGCGGCGTGGTGTTCGCATTGATGGATATCATGCTGGCGTTCCGCGTACTGAAGCTTGAAGTCGATATCTACTGA
- a CDS encoding aldo/keto reductase, giving the protein MEYRFLGMTGLQLSALSFGSWVTFGDQVNEDVASDCMKAAYDAGVNFFDNAEAYAAGESERMMGNIIKKLGWKRSDLVLSTKIFWGGEGPNDRGLSRKHIFEGTHASLERLQTDYVDLLFCHRPDIYTPIEETVWAMNLLIQQGKALYWGTSEWSAENIREAYDFARREHLLPPVMEQPQYNMLTRRRVEVEYERLYSDIGLGTTIWSPLASGLLTGKYNDGIPEGSRLALPEYGWLRKRIIDDKWDDKVATVRQLTGIAEEMGATMPQLALAWCLMNPDVSTVITGASSVAQVEENVKALEVAEKLDEEILLRIEEVLDNEPQAELDWRNR; this is encoded by the coding sequence ATGGAATACCGTTTTCTCGGAATGACGGGCCTGCAGCTGTCCGCGCTGTCATTCGGTTCCTGGGTTACCTTCGGTGACCAGGTGAATGAAGATGTTGCGTCTGATTGCATGAAAGCGGCGTATGACGCCGGAGTGAATTTTTTTGATAACGCCGAAGCATATGCCGCCGGTGAATCCGAGCGCATGATGGGGAATATCATCAAAAAGCTCGGCTGGAAGCGATCGGATCTCGTTCTTTCCACCAAGATTTTCTGGGGAGGAGAGGGTCCAAACGACAGGGGACTCTCCCGCAAGCATATCTTCGAAGGCACCCACGCTTCGCTTGAGCGGCTGCAGACCGATTATGTCGATCTGCTGTTCTGCCATCGTCCCGACATCTATACGCCGATTGAGGAAACCGTCTGGGCCATGAATCTGCTGATACAGCAGGGGAAAGCGCTGTACTGGGGAACCAGTGAATGGAGTGCAGAGAATATACGCGAAGCGTATGACTTCGCGCGTCGTGAGCATCTGCTTCCTCCCGTCATGGAACAGCCCCAGTACAATATGCTGACGCGCAGGCGCGTGGAGGTGGAGTATGAGCGATTGTACAGTGATATCGGACTGGGAACGACGATCTGGAGTCCCCTGGCCTCCGGACTGCTCACCGGCAAGTACAACGATGGTATCCCCGAAGGCAGCCGCCTGGCGCTGCCGGAGTACGGTTGGCTGCGCAAGCGTATCATCGACGACAAGTGGGACGATAAAGTCGCCACGGTGCGTCAGCTCACCGGAATCGCGGAAGAGATGGGCGCGACCATGCCGCAGCTCGCACTCGCATGGTGTCTGATGAATCCTGATGTCAGTACCGTGATTACCGGGGCATCGAGCGTGGCGCAGGTTGAGGAGAACGTGAAAGCACTCGAGGTGGCGGAAAAGCTGGATGAAGAGATCCTGCTGCGCATCGAGGAGGTTCTCGACAACGAACCGCAGGCCGAACTGGATTGGCGCAATCGCTGA
- a CDS encoding PorT family protein, whose amino-acid sequence MKHLLYIQLLFLLLQPWGQQAFGQKEDVPVGPFSIGPLVGFDFVTHELQFGEDDEYRVREESSAVLPQFGLQAMYRVGAGLSLLTEPAFGSFYEGTDQIAETGRANRQVTIEKFHVLHLPLLLRKRFSEEALTGYLIAGLDMMILLAPHASIRYRSGTNIEEGSVVTYEIPFSQLAIQAGIGVEWRRTKTLAITGDLRYRSLTGSSIGGELASVGVPAHFGLRIGLRVHFAPKKPF is encoded by the coding sequence ATGAAACATCTGCTATACATTCAGCTTCTTTTTCTCCTTCTCCAACCCTGGGGGCAGCAGGCCTTCGGACAGAAGGAGGATGTTCCCGTGGGACCCTTTTCCATCGGTCCCCTCGTCGGCTTCGATTTCGTCACGCATGAACTGCAGTTTGGAGAAGACGACGAGTACCGGGTGCGTGAGGAAAGCAGCGCCGTGCTGCCGCAGTTCGGTTTGCAGGCGATGTATCGCGTAGGTGCGGGACTCTCCCTTCTCACCGAGCCCGCGTTCGGCAGTTTTTATGAAGGAACCGATCAGATTGCGGAGACCGGGAGGGCGAACAGGCAGGTCACCATTGAGAAATTTCATGTCCTTCATCTGCCACTGCTGCTGCGGAAGCGTTTCAGTGAAGAAGCACTCACAGGATATCTGATTGCAGGCCTCGACATGATGATCCTGCTTGCGCCGCACGCCTCCATCCGCTACCGTTCCGGTACGAATATCGAGGAGGGCAGTGTCGTGACCTATGAAATCCCATTTTCTCAGCTCGCCATACAGGCGGGTATCGGCGTCGAATGGAGGAGAACGAAGACACTGGCAATTACCGGGGATCTTCGCTATCGTTCGCTGACGGGCAGCAGCATTGGTGGCGAACTGGCGTCCGTCGGTGTCCCTGCCCATTTTGGACTGCGTATCGGGCTCCGGGTGCATTTTGCGCCGAAGAAGCCGTTTTAG
- the priA gene encoding primosomal protein N' translates to MPERIYADIAVPSVPKDTLTYAVPDGMPQLHAGMRVMVPLGRRLVMGFVIRTHGQMPDFAVKAVQQVLDAEPVIAPNIMTLCDWVHRYYLCGLGEALKAALPQGMDVDSERHVSLQSGDEEEIARVIGRSKVKASIVEALRTGEVMTEDELRKRADVKSIAAQLRELFMEGIVQVESVIERPAVRPKTILVVRLLPPWNTQDKIMELMEIMEKRAPKQVNVIATLWKQYRAGAHTVPMSEVVRDARASSAQVRALEEKDIVEIFEEEVTREWKLRYAEKKKSITLTEEQRTALGAVTAAVDTDKHSAMLLYGVTGSGKTQVYIEAIQHVLRKGKNALVLVPEISLTPQFVYRFRQAFGGDVTVMHSRMSLGERYDAWRHTLAGDYRVVVGVRSAVFAPLQDVGLIVVDEEQEGSYKQSDTTPRYHGRDVAVMRGWFEGAPVLLGSATPSAESWHNAASGKYAYITLKQRIDGASLPAFRFVDIGEERKKQHMHGAFSELLLDEIRTRMQKGEASIVFHNRRGFAPQMECRDCGYVGECDNCSIALTYHKDRGLLRCHYCGAAEKAPVICPRCGGTELDLLGSGTQRVEEDLQEAIPEARILRMDSDTTRRRGSHDMMLTSFSEGQTDVLLGTQMVAKGLDFERVTLVGVVAADQSLRLPDFRAGERTAQLLTQVAGRAGRGSRKGTVVLQARNIAHPVFHHVAENDYIGFMQTELQSRRELYYPPFSRLALITFSGEKEDAVMAAAKLYHGALGKEEHFFSMHPPQPALLSRINRRYRYQLLLRVEKTRDSDGSKLGAALAAAEQHYLRHAKTRSVHVSVDVDPQYMM, encoded by the coding sequence ATGCCTGAAAGAATCTACGCCGATATTGCCGTCCCCAGTGTTCCGAAGGATACGCTGACGTATGCCGTGCCCGACGGCATGCCGCAGCTGCATGCCGGGATGCGTGTCATGGTGCCTCTCGGACGACGCCTGGTCATGGGCTTCGTTATCCGCACGCATGGACAGATGCCGGATTTCGCTGTCAAAGCGGTGCAGCAGGTTCTCGATGCCGAGCCGGTGATTGCGCCGAATATCATGACGCTCTGCGACTGGGTGCATCGTTATTACCTGTGCGGACTCGGAGAGGCTCTGAAGGCGGCGCTGCCGCAGGGCATGGACGTCGACAGTGAGCGTCATGTGTCCCTTCAAAGCGGGGATGAGGAGGAGATAGCCCGCGTGATCGGCCGCTCCAAGGTGAAAGCATCCATCGTCGAGGCACTGCGCACCGGCGAGGTCATGACCGAGGATGAACTGCGCAAGCGGGCGGATGTAAAAAGTATTGCGGCGCAGCTGCGCGAGCTGTTCATGGAAGGCATCGTGCAGGTGGAATCCGTGATCGAGCGTCCCGCCGTCCGCCCGAAAACCATACTGGTCGTTCGCCTGCTTCCCCCATGGAACACGCAGGATAAGATCATGGAGCTGATGGAGATCATGGAGAAGCGAGCGCCGAAACAGGTGAACGTGATCGCCACACTCTGGAAGCAGTACCGCGCGGGCGCACACACCGTGCCCATGTCAGAAGTCGTACGCGATGCCCGTGCATCCAGCGCGCAGGTACGGGCGCTGGAAGAGAAAGACATCGTTGAAATCTTCGAAGAAGAAGTCACGCGCGAGTGGAAACTGCGTTATGCGGAAAAGAAGAAATCCATCACGCTGACGGAGGAGCAGCGCACTGCGCTGGGTGCGGTAACGGCGGCGGTGGACACAGACAAACACAGCGCGATGCTGCTGTACGGTGTCACGGGGAGCGGCAAGACGCAGGTGTATATCGAGGCCATTCAGCACGTGTTGCGGAAGGGGAAAAACGCGCTCGTGCTCGTTCCGGAAATTTCACTCACGCCGCAGTTCGTCTACCGTTTCCGGCAGGCCTTCGGCGGCGACGTCACCGTGATGCACAGCCGCATGTCCCTCGGCGAACGCTATGACGCGTGGCGGCACACCCTCGCGGGCGATTACCGCGTCGTGGTCGGAGTGCGCTCGGCGGTGTTCGCTCCACTGCAGGACGTAGGACTGATAGTCGTCGATGAGGAGCAGGAGGGCAGCTACAAGCAGTCGGATACCACGCCGCGGTATCACGGACGCGATGTGGCCGTCATGCGCGGCTGGTTCGAAGGTGCGCCTGTACTCCTGGGTTCGGCGACACCGTCAGCGGAAAGCTGGCACAACGCCGCGAGCGGGAAGTATGCATATATCACACTCAAGCAGCGCATTGATGGCGCTTCGCTGCCGGCGTTCCGCTTCGTCGATATCGGGGAGGAAAGAAAGAAGCAGCACATGCACGGCGCCTTTTCGGAGCTGCTGCTCGATGAAATCCGTACGCGGATGCAGAAGGGTGAGGCGAGCATCGTGTTTCACAACCGTCGCGGATTCGCGCCGCAGATGGAGTGCCGCGACTGCGGTTATGTGGGCGAATGCGACAACTGCAGCATTGCCCTGACATATCACAAGGATCGCGGACTGCTGCGCTGTCACTACTGCGGGGCGGCGGAGAAGGCGCCCGTCATCTGTCCCCGCTGCGGCGGCACGGAACTCGATCTGCTCGGCAGCGGCACACAGCGTGTGGAAGAAGACCTGCAGGAAGCCATCCCGGAAGCACGTATTCTGCGCATGGATTCGGATACGACACGACGGCGCGGGTCGCATGACATGATGCTGACGTCGTTCAGCGAAGGACAGACGGATGTGCTGCTCGGCACGCAGATGGTGGCCAAGGGACTGGATTTCGAACGCGTCACGCTCGTCGGTGTCGTGGCGGCCGACCAGTCGCTGCGACTTCCCGACTTCCGCGCCGGGGAACGGACCGCACAGTTGCTCACACAGGTCGCGGGCCGCGCGGGACGCGGCAGCAGAAAGGGAACCGTTGTGCTCCAGGCCCGGAATATTGCGCATCCCGTCTTTCACCACGTTGCGGAAAATGACTATATCGGTTTCATGCAGACGGAACTGCAGAGCCGGCGCGAGCTGTATTATCCCCCGTTTTCCCGGCTTGCACTCATCACCTTTTCCGGCGAAAAGGAAGATGCGGTGATGGCGGCAGCGAAGCTCTATCACGGTGCCCTCGGGAAGGAGGAACATTTTTTCTCCATGCATCCCCCGCAGCCTGCGCTGCTGAGCCGCATCAATCGCCGCTACCGCTATCAGCTGTTGCTGCGCGTGGAAAAAACACGTGACAGTGACGGCAGCAAACTCGGAGCCGCCCTCGCCGCGGCGGAGCAGCATTACCTGCGGCATGCAAAAACACGATCAGTTCACGTGAGTGTGGACGTCGACCCCCAGTACATGATGTAA
- a CDS encoding CoA-binding protein — protein sequence MTSKHDIDDFLAQRKLAIAGVSRSGKKFGNSILREFKARGYEMYPVHPEAEEIDGQACVRSLKELPAEVGGLILVVKPEVTQRLVREAREAGITRVWMQQGAASEDAERYCREQGMGVVSNECVFMFTEPVQGIHGFHRWLWKVIGKLPH from the coding sequence ATGACATCAAAGCACGACATCGACGATTTTCTCGCGCAGCGTAAGCTCGCCATTGCGGGAGTGTCGCGAAGTGGGAAAAAATTCGGGAACTCCATTCTTCGGGAATTCAAAGCGCGCGGCTACGAAATGTATCCGGTGCATCCCGAAGCGGAGGAAATTGACGGACAGGCCTGTGTGCGCAGCCTCAAAGAGCTGCCAGCGGAGGTTGGAGGACTGATTCTGGTTGTGAAACCCGAAGTGACGCAGCGGCTCGTGCGCGAAGCTCGCGAGGCGGGAATCACCCGCGTGTGGATGCAGCAGGGCGCCGCATCGGAGGATGCCGAACGCTACTGCCGTGAGCAGGGCATGGGCGTGGTTAGCAACGAATGTGTGTTCATGTTTACTGAGCCGGTGCAGGGCATTCACGGTTTTCATCGCTGGTTGTGGAAAGTCATTGGAAAACTGCCCCACTGA
- a CDS encoding anhydro-N-acetylmuramic acid kinase produces MPQTPLDILTRLVTRSERIVAGIMSGTSVDAVDVALVRLRGSGRSLKAELLHYSETLFAEELQNRIFANAEVSSSNVNDICLLHSALAHVYAAAVKGCVAEAGLDLEDVHLIGMHGQTLRHLPEPMEIGGHQVSSTLQVGSGSMLATQLRIPVVYDFRSGDMALGGQGAPLVPYTDGVLYRSEREHRVLLNIGGIANCSILPRGCAPSDVVAFDTGPGNMLVDALTRKYYGREFDEGGSIALSGSVNPDLLTWLRQHPYYRQRLPKSAGRELFGEDYLQNYLTLARELGVTEPPDIIATAAEITVYSIAAQLRPFCEEWDDVHLYVSGGGAHNRFFIDGLRYSLPRARVETSAAIGVDPDAKEAVAFAILANEWLMGNRAGLPLATGARRSALLGVLAIPA; encoded by the coding sequence GTGCCGCAGACGCCTCTTGACATCCTGACACGCCTCGTCACCCGCTCCGAGCGCATTGTTGCCGGCATCATGTCCGGCACCTCCGTCGACGCGGTCGATGTGGCGCTCGTGCGTCTCCGGGGCAGCGGCCGTTCGCTGAAGGCGGAACTGCTGCACTACAGTGAAACCCTGTTCGCCGAGGAACTGCAGAATCGCATTTTCGCCAATGCGGAAGTGTCGTCCAGCAATGTCAACGACATCTGCCTGCTGCACAGCGCCCTGGCCCACGTGTACGCCGCAGCTGTGAAGGGCTGTGTCGCGGAGGCGGGACTCGATCTCGAGGATGTGCACCTGATCGGCATGCACGGCCAGACGCTGCGCCACCTGCCGGAGCCGATGGAAATCGGCGGCCACCAGGTATCGTCCACCCTGCAGGTCGGCAGCGGCTCGATGCTCGCGACACAGCTGCGCATTCCCGTCGTGTACGACTTCCGCAGCGGCGACATGGCGCTTGGCGGTCAGGGCGCTCCGCTGGTGCCCTACACCGATGGTGTGCTCTATCGCTCGGAGCGAGAGCATCGCGTACTGCTCAATATCGGTGGGATTGCGAACTGCAGTATTTTGCCCCGTGGCTGCGCGCCGTCAGATGTCGTGGCGTTTGACACCGGTCCGGGAAACATGCTCGTAGACGCGCTGACACGGAAGTATTACGGACGCGAATTCGATGAGGGGGGCAGCATCGCGCTTTCCGGAAGCGTCAATCCCGACCTGCTCACCTGGCTGCGTCAGCACCCGTACTATCGTCAGCGTCTGCCGAAGTCGGCGGGACGCGAATTGTTCGGGGAAGACTATCTGCAGAACTACCTGACACTGGCCAGGGAACTTGGCGTCACCGAACCACCGGATATCATTGCAACCGCCGCGGAAATCACCGTGTACAGCATCGCAGCCCAGCTTCGTCCTTTCTGTGAGGAATGGGACGATGTGCACCTCTACGTCAGCGGCGGCGGCGCACACAACCGCTTCTTCATTGACGGCTTGCGCTACAGTCTGCCACGCGCGCGCGTGGAAACAAGCGCAGCGATTGGTGTTGACCCCGACGCCAAGGAAGCCGTCGCATTCGCCATTCTCGCCAATGAGTGGCTCATGGGTAACCGGGCTGGTCTTCCGCTCGCAACAGGAGCCCGCAGGTCCGCATTACTCGGTGTTTTGGCTATTCCGGCATAA
- a CDS encoding PorT family protein has protein sequence MKQRTSILLRLVLPVLALLLLTAPPAMGQMPFRFGVQLGMMGQNNQYSWVGASDGATTDVHHQNGYFGIVVDYSLSDQWQMEFSPRYGQRAQLQSKWDNRSGVRYSFTQGTVDYLAIPMLLRYSPFSRAFVRPYLAGGIEFGMNLSNLGLRLTEYRFSEEPPLESHVEEEDLFMHQLFAGSVIELGTDIRASADWSVLFGLRYEQELTPLLENEKFTWESPWSWQVRLALLYTIDQ, from the coding sequence ATGAAACAACGGACCTCCATATTGCTGCGCCTTGTTCTTCCTGTACTGGCATTGCTCCTGCTTACGGCACCTCCCGCCATGGGACAGATGCCTTTTCGTTTCGGCGTGCAACTGGGCATGATGGGACAGAACAACCAGTACAGCTGGGTGGGCGCCAGCGATGGTGCCACCACGGATGTGCATCATCAGAATGGGTATTTCGGCATCGTCGTCGATTATTCCCTCTCCGATCAGTGGCAGATGGAGTTCTCACCACGCTACGGACAGCGGGCGCAGCTGCAGTCGAAATGGGATAACCGTTCCGGCGTGAGGTATTCGTTCACGCAGGGGACGGTGGATTATCTGGCCATTCCCATGTTGCTGCGCTATTCCCCGTTTTCGCGCGCATTTGTGCGTCCCTATCTGGCGGGCGGCATCGAATTCGGTATGAATCTCAGCAATCTCGGCCTGCGGCTTACTGAATACCGCTTTTCCGAGGAACCACCCCTCGAATCCCATGTCGAAGAGGAAGATCTGTTCATGCATCAGCTGTTCGCCGGCAGCGTCATCGAGCTGGGAACGGATATTCGGGCTTCCGCTGACTGGTCCGTGCTATTCGGCCTGCGCTACGAACAGGAATTGACACCACTGCTGGAAAATGAAAAGTTCACGTGGGAGTCTCCCTGGAGCTGGCAGGTACGTCTCGCCCTGCTATACACCATTGACCAGTGA
- a CDS encoding right-handed parallel beta-helix repeat-containing protein: MRTSFRSTARYSAIHILLLALLFSMAEGKQFVVKSTADAGAHSLRWALLQANASPGPDVISFEIPGDGPHSIVPASPLPPLTDPAGTVIDGLSQPGSTLGDHPPATLELRIVLDGVHAGAAPGLWLQSPQNLIQGLVITRFAKDGIRLQGKEDVHHNTVRNCIVGLDPAGTDARGNCMEEGDIRCAGIRLAASAEYPGSLHDNSILTCIVSGNAGDGILLKDTEGAQVRKNTISGNFIGSTRSGDVPRGNDRDGIQISGGCALNTISANLIGGNGSDGIHIIGDATRGALAHANSITRNNIGVTIKHHAMGNKLNGVNLGGREYGSEGGFASKNIVSSNVIAANGRSGIVVREHESSANNADGNRLTQNSIYMNGRIGIDLGDDGVTMNDLADHDVGPNQNRNTPVILSAEVNGGLALLRGNVDLGSLPREAVVEVYKTHAAPMLRQHETLYLGAVMPDADGNWAYSCNGGVLAGDSVTAIVVDSDGNTSEFARARKVTRGDAVEVEDNKEIAEQNRIKENPNATIASMMQDKANGSVIFTIDVEKPCWSVLEIYTENDQLVSTVLNRWMPAGRHTITWDGNNWKGSEVPPGSYTCKFDADGVRQTTTLARRLSGASQ, translated from the coding sequence ATGCGTACATCATTTCGCAGTACCGCGCGGTACTCAGCTATCCACATCCTGCTGCTTGCGCTGCTCTTCAGCATGGCGGAGGGGAAACAGTTCGTTGTGAAAAGTACCGCAGACGCCGGAGCGCACTCGTTGCGCTGGGCGTTGCTGCAGGCCAATGCGTCTCCCGGACCCGATGTGATTTCCTTTGAAATCCCCGGAGATGGACCCCATTCCATCGTCCCCGCCTCTCCCCTGCCCCCGCTGACGGATCCTGCGGGCACGGTGATCGACGGACTCTCTCAACCCGGCAGTACGCTCGGGGACCATCCTCCCGCAACACTGGAACTGCGTATCGTTCTCGACGGCGTGCACGCCGGTGCCGCTCCAGGACTCTGGCTGCAGTCACCCCAGAATCTCATCCAGGGACTGGTGATCACACGCTTCGCGAAAGACGGGATTCGCCTGCAGGGAAAAGAAGACGTGCATCACAACACGGTGCGCAACTGCATCGTGGGGCTTGATCCAGCAGGGACGGACGCACGTGGGAACTGCATGGAGGAGGGCGACATTCGCTGCGCGGGCATCCGTCTTGCCGCCAGTGCGGAGTATCCCGGCAGTCTTCACGACAACAGCATACTGACCTGCATCGTCTCTGGAAATGCGGGCGATGGGATTCTGCTCAAGGACACCGAAGGTGCACAGGTGCGCAAGAACACCATCAGCGGGAATTTCATCGGGAGTACTCGCTCGGGTGACGTGCCACGTGGAAACGATCGCGATGGCATTCAGATCTCTGGCGGCTGTGCCTTGAACACCATAAGCGCAAACCTGATCGGCGGTAATGGCAGCGACGGTATCCATATCATCGGCGATGCAACGCGCGGTGCGCTGGCGCATGCGAACAGCATCACACGGAATAATATCGGGGTCACCATCAAGCACCACGCCATGGGCAACAAACTGAACGGCGTCAACCTCGGGGGACGTGAATACGGCTCTGAAGGCGGCTTCGCATCGAAGAATATCGTCTCCTCCAATGTCATCGCGGCAAACGGCAGGAGCGGCATCGTCGTGCGTGAACACGAATCCTCCGCCAACAATGCAGATGGCAACCGCCTGACACAAAACAGTATTTACATGAACGGACGCATCGGTATCGATCTCGGAGACGACGGCGTGACGATGAATGACCTTGCGGATCACGACGTCGGTCCGAATCAGAACCGGAACACCCCGGTGATTCTGTCGGCCGAAGTCAATGGCGGACTCGCACTGCTGCGCGGAAATGTAGACCTGGGCAGTCTGCCCCGCGAGGCTGTCGTGGAAGTGTACAAGACCCATGCCGCTCCCATGCTCCGTCAACATGAAACGCTTTATCTCGGTGCGGTCATGCCGGATGCCGACGGCAACTGGGCGTATTCCTGCAACGGGGGAGTGCTGGCGGGAGACAGTGTTACCGCCATCGTCGTCGATTCCGACGGGAACACGTCAGAATTCGCACGCGCCCGTAAGGTCACGCGGGGTGATGCCGTCGAGGTGGAAGACAACAAGGAAATAGCCGAGCAGAACCGTATCAAGGAAAATCCGAATGCGACGATTGCATCGATGATGCAGGACAAGGCAAACGGATCTGTGATCTTCACCATCGATGTCGAGAAACCCTGCTGGAGCGTCCTCGAGATATACACGGAGAACGATCAGCTCGTGTCGACGGTGCTCAACCGCTGGATGCCCGCCGGCAGACATACGATCACGTGGGACGGCAATAACTGGAAAGGCAGCGAAGTTCCGCCTGGCAGCTACACCTGCAAATTCGACGCCGACGGCGTGCGCCAGACAACCACGCTGGCACGGCGCCTCAGTGGTGCCTCTCAGTAG
- a CDS encoding nuclear transport factor 2 family protein, whose product MRYIMVCVALLLVVACAERKDGPVDLEEARAELMAVDSAFSAYSEREGSVAAFHEYIAGDGRALPQQGYPRSKDDFARMLQEQGDQQRSTSLTWEPLMADVAASGELGYTHGRYTFSSVDENGRRTTTYGYYITVWKRQGDGSWKFVLDAGNESPPEEL is encoded by the coding sequence ATGCGATACATCATGGTATGCGTGGCACTGCTGCTTGTCGTGGCATGTGCTGAGCGAAAGGACGGCCCGGTGGACCTCGAAGAAGCCAGAGCGGAACTGATGGCTGTCGACAGTGCGTTTTCTGCCTACTCGGAACGTGAAGGGTCTGTCGCTGCGTTTCACGAATATATCGCCGGTGATGGCCGGGCTCTGCCGCAGCAGGGATACCCGCGTTCGAAGGATGACTTCGCGCGCATGCTGCAGGAGCAGGGTGATCAGCAGCGCAGCACATCCCTGACCTGGGAACCGCTGATGGCGGATGTCGCCGCCTCGGGCGAACTCGGGTATACCCACGGACGCTACACCTTCAGCAGCGTGGACGAAAACGGCAGGCGGACCACCACGTACGGATATTACATTACCGTATGGAAGCGGCAGGGAGACGGCAGCTGGAAATTTGTGCTGGATGCCGGAAACGAGTCTCCCCCGGAAGAGTTGTAA